One window of Xanthomonas sp. 10-10 genomic DNA carries:
- a CDS encoding YbeD family protein → MDISTDNPDHGFQFPGTFELSAMGAAERGLETELPRLLAATGVELLQESVSWKHSSNGKYVSVKIGFRAESREQFDAAHQALRDHPEVKWTL, encoded by the coding sequence ATGGATATCAGCACCGACAACCCCGATCACGGCTTCCAGTTTCCCGGTACCTTCGAGCTCAGCGCCATGGGTGCGGCCGAGCGCGGCCTGGAAACCGAATTGCCGCGCCTGCTCGCTGCCACCGGCGTGGAGCTGCTGCAGGAAAGCGTCAGCTGGAAGCATTCTTCCAACGGCAAATATGTCTCGGTCAAGATCGGCTTCCGCGCCGAGAGCCGGGAGCAGTTCGACGCGGCGCATCAGGCCTTGCGCGACCATCCGGAAGTGAAGTGGACGCTGTAG
- the lipB gene encoding lipoyl(octanoyl) transferase LipB, with product MDAVAAEPAVVATGPAQLRDLGQQDYAPVWRAMQRFTDARDEQTADEVWVVEHAPVFTLGQAGKPEHVLAPGDIPVLQVDRGGQVTYHGPGQLVVYPLLDLRRLKIGVRDYVCKIEQALIDTLDEWNIVAERREGAPGVYVGGAKIAALGIRVRRGCTFHGLSFNVAMDLEPFHRINPCGYQGLQVTSVLDLGGPPGMEAVKAVLLDQLARQFGLTLHPASAMPDLSLPA from the coding sequence GTGGACGCTGTAGCGGCCGAACCCGCCGTGGTTGCGACTGGGCCCGCACAGCTGCGCGACCTCGGTCAGCAGGATTACGCTCCGGTATGGCGTGCAATGCAGCGTTTCACCGATGCACGCGATGAGCAAACTGCCGATGAGGTTTGGGTGGTCGAGCATGCGCCGGTGTTCACGCTGGGCCAGGCCGGCAAGCCGGAGCACGTGCTGGCGCCGGGAGATATTCCGGTGCTGCAGGTGGACCGTGGCGGTCAGGTGACCTATCACGGCCCCGGCCAGCTGGTGGTCTACCCGCTGCTGGATCTGCGTCGGCTCAAGATCGGCGTGCGCGATTACGTCTGCAAGATCGAGCAGGCGCTGATCGATACGCTGGACGAGTGGAACATCGTGGCCGAACGCCGCGAAGGTGCGCCGGGTGTGTACGTCGGCGGCGCCAAGATCGCCGCACTCGGCATTCGCGTGCGCCGGGGCTGCACCTTCCACGGATTGTCGTTCAACGTGGCGATGGACCTGGAACCCTTCCACCGCATCAACCCCTGCGGCTATCAGGGCCTGCAGGTGACCTCGGTGCTAGACTTGGGCGGCCCCCCCGGGATGGAGGCCGTCAAGGCCGTGCTGCTCGATCAGCTGGCGCGCCAATTCGGCCTGACCCTGCACCCCGCCTCCGCAATGCCCGACCTTTCGCTTCCGGCCTGA
- the lipA gene encoding lipoyl synthase, whose protein sequence is MTQPIARSIPLQVVSGDSAAPAPLQTGVKQIGGDKINRSPVQFVDAPVLRKPSWIRVRIPSGNAVQNLKAKLRENRLVTVCEEASCPNIHECFSHGTATFMILGEVCTRRCSFCDVAHGRPKPPDANEPTSLATTVADMGLKYVVVTSVDRDDLRDGGAQHFVDCIAAIRASSPNTRIEILTPDFRGKGRMDRALEILALSPPDVFNHNIETVPDLYPNVRPGADYQWSLTLLQRFKAQHPSIATKSGIMLGLGETMEQVQATLRDLRAHDVDMITIGQYLQPTPHHHPVMRYWTPEEYKALEDYGNALGFSHVASGPMVRSSYHADRQAAGAGVAA, encoded by the coding sequence ATGACCCAGCCTATCGCCCGTTCCATCCCCTTGCAGGTCGTTTCCGGCGACAGCGCCGCGCCTGCGCCGCTGCAGACCGGCGTCAAGCAGATCGGTGGCGACAAGATCAACCGCTCGCCGGTGCAGTTCGTCGACGCGCCGGTGCTGCGCAAGCCGTCCTGGATCCGCGTGCGGATTCCGTCCGGCAACGCAGTGCAGAACCTCAAGGCCAAGCTGCGCGAAAACCGCCTGGTCACGGTGTGCGAAGAAGCCAGTTGCCCGAACATCCACGAGTGCTTCAGCCACGGCACCGCGACCTTCATGATCCTGGGCGAGGTGTGCACACGACGCTGCTCGTTCTGCGATGTGGCGCACGGCCGGCCCAAGCCGCCGGATGCCAACGAGCCGACCAGTCTGGCGACCACGGTGGCCGACATGGGCCTGAAGTACGTGGTGGTCACCAGCGTCGACCGCGACGACTTGCGCGACGGCGGCGCGCAGCACTTCGTGGACTGCATCGCAGCCATACGTGCCAGCTCGCCCAACACCCGCATCGAGATCCTGACCCCGGATTTCCGCGGCAAGGGCCGCATGGACCGCGCGCTGGAGATCCTGGCGCTGAGCCCGCCGGACGTGTTCAACCACAACATCGAAACCGTACCGGATCTGTATCCGAACGTGCGCCCCGGTGCGGATTACCAGTGGTCGCTGACCCTGCTGCAACGCTTCAAGGCGCAGCATCCTTCCATCGCCACCAAGTCCGGCATCATGCTCGGGCTGGGCGAAACCATGGAGCAGGTGCAGGCTACCTTGCGCGATCTGCGTGCGCACGATGTGGACATGATCACGATCGGCCAGTATCTGCAGCCGACGCCGCACCACCACCCGGTGATGCGCTACTGGACGCCTGAGGAATACAAGGCGCTGGAAGACTACGGCAACGCATTGGGTTTCAGCCACGTGGCGTCTGGCCCGATGGTGCGCTCGTCGTATCACGCCGATCGCCAGGCTGCCGGCGCAGGCGTCGCTGCCTGA